taaaaatatttttcttttctatagggtggagttttaatttaaatagtaaattcggaacaaaccaatttatttaaattgcaggAAATAggataaagtataaaaatttaattcaacatgtaagtaaatttaaaaattttcatagtgTTTGAACTAAGCCTTTGTCTTTACTAAATTAAACCTTTGCTGTAACTAAACTAAACCTTTGTTGAATAAAAGCTATAAACTAAGCTCTAAATTATTTGAGTTGTTATTTAGTTGAGTTTACAgtcattattttgcattgacTTAAATTAACTCtcacttctatttttttaaatgcattttttaaatgttaaattttttcatagttaCTAAGCATTTGAAGATGTTCCCATATTAGTGATGCCTATTTGTTCCTTCCACCTCTTCTAAGGTaccaaaggattttttttttttaactttcaaacattttttaaaaaaaatatgcagtggTTTGGAGGTAGCTACAAGTTATACCTACCCTTTGAGTTTGttccttataaaaatttttgtagagCAAATAATTCAGAAATCTTCTCAAGCCTTTTATCTGAATCTCAataaggaaattatatttttgatcatCATCATTTTGTTGAGattttttcttgcaaaactgaaatttttttcaattttgtttgccttttttatttttcccttaaaatCTTTGGAAAATCGCTGAATCCAACCTGAGGTAtctatatatttgatttttattctgttaagATCTATTCTTGCATTGTAAGAaccataatttcaattttttatacctgtgtttcttcttttctttacaaaccttagaaaattgtattttgtattctaaggtataaatttcttttttctctctgttGAGATCTAGGTTTGCActgtaaaaaacatttcgtttttttacttaactattataaaatctAGGGTATCTTATCtgataaaacttatttgttgtagaaaaaattattgcaaggaaaataatttagtttttactccaagctaatttaattattttcaattttactaatattattttgccaaattttttaacttgattGTGTATAATAGAATATGCTTTTATGAAGTAAAACAACTTAAGTATTCTATTGCACCTTTTGATTTGCAACAAAAGAGCAAAAATTGTACAAATgccataatttaataacaaatattaaaatatttaaaactgtttccattttttttgtgcatgataaagattaataataattatataattaagtgGTTGTTCATTTGTATAATTACTGCTActgtaatttctatttaatgatctattaattttacttttccaattaaaaatttacaaattgtatATGGTTGTTAAGATTGCCAATATAATCGCATCGATGGCAATCACATTGATGCCACAAATAATCGTATAGATGgcacaaataaatgtttattgtgATAAATAATGAGATGTaagaaatgaattatataaCGAGTTACTGTACTGCTGTGCTCTTACATTTCTTAAATGTTATATACTGGTAATCTTAGTGTAATTTTTATCGTGTATAAATagtaagaaatgaataaaataacatagaGTTATTGTACtgctattttttgtataaaatgtcaTATGTATAAAATGTCATCTGTGGTCTAAGTTTAATTTGGAGATTAACCACCAAGCTATAATCTTTCACTCCACAACAGATTTGTTTATTTGCAAGTCTGGGTGAGATTAATCAACTAAGCTTTTTATTGTCAAATATCAGTTGATCAAGAATCAACAGAATtttactcttaatattaaaattttctttaacttatcATACACAGATACATAATAAAGAAACACAagcattaattgtaattctctTTCTTTTCAGATCTATTTCATTACTGGCATACTCTAACACTAAATGAGTACTTGAAATTAGTGTTAAAAACTCACAAGTCCTGAAATGGAAGACCACATTCATTGTAACACCTGTGTCAAATGGATGAAATGCATGAATGCTCCTGTAATACCTGGtgaaagttgtaaaataatcaGCTGTCCATTGGATTGTGGTGCAAAATATCATGCCTGTAAGGGAGAAGAACATAAGCACTTATGCATGAATGAAAAGGTAATTTAATTAGATAAGTTtagtgataaataatttttttaattgaatccttatttttctttcctttccccTTCCTTTTAGTAATACAAGTTAAagttctgttgttgttgtttctaatcctCAAGAGGTCCATCCTAATTAGACCAATTCCATAAGTCCAAAAATGTCCGGAAAGTCTAAAAACAGATTAGGTTTTGAAAAAACCTCGTCCATCTTAAAATCGATACAGTTTAGAATATGCTCGGGCAAAGCCGGAGCAGTCCTACATTTAGTGCAAAGTCCAAAAGTCTTTTGCCCCTGAACATACGAGAGGCACCTCAAGTGACCACTTGCAAAGCGAGACAAACAAGTCTGCTGGCTTCTAGGTCCCTCAAAAAACAAGGCCCTTTCAGGTCGTTTTCTGAAATACCAACTATGCGGAGGAGGAACCCTCCAGAGgtccataaacattttttttgcactctgcAAAGACCTCATTGAAAGTGGAAGGTAAATCTGACTGTAAAAGTTCCAAAGAAGCATCTTTAGCCAGTGATCCGCCATCTCGTTACCTTGGATTCGAACGTGTGATGGAATCCATTGGAAGTGTACCCCAAAGTCCGCTGAGAGCCTGAAGAGCATCCCCAAAATTGAAGCCGCAGCCCTGTCTCCAACATTCATCCAGTTGCTTAGGTGTTGGATTGAAGATTTGCTATTCGTCAGTATCCATATATGCTTAAAGTCAGGCTCAGCAATATTCTCAACATTTCTTAGGCCATTTTCAATCGCAATAAGCTCAGATCTGAAAACCGAGcaaaattcagaatttctaaatttgagaCTTAATGTGTACGTGggtgttttaataaaaactccACTACCTGAATGACTAAGACCTGAAACCCCCCTACCTGATGTTAAAGTTCTAAACTTGTTATGCTTCTGTTTTTATGCCTCGTAATGGTTagagtttttgttctttttttttattaaggttGTTGTATTCTAATGTTTAAAGTACAGTAAATTTATCATTGTCTGTAAAATTGTGCTGTACGACAAACACCAATTAGCAAATTCTATGTTTGATATgcaaaatggtaaaaatttgcATCACAGAAAAGGACTATTAGTTTCGAGGACTGATCTAGTAACtctggaaaattattattatttttttttttaatggcagacacttgggatgtattgtcccattggccTCTTATGCCAgtactgctactctcttctcgttacccagtagGCACCTGTGGTGAAGCCATGGTgatggagcagcgtcgcccatgTCACagaaccacaaacccgtttatcgggcgggtcacattcacacaaggGAGAAAGGacgaaaggacatagaacacagggagagaaagaaacatccatgccctgagcaggattcgaacccgcaaccatcttctccgcagtcaggcacgctaaacactcggccacctggctgGCACTCcggaaaatattatatgaatttcgtactcatttcatatttaatatggTTTGAAGTAAAGTTTAAAGTCTTTTCACGGAATCCTCTTAAATTCTGATGTTTTTAATGTCTTAAATGTTAACCTTGTtctttttaccaatttttaattttgggaaACAAAATGTCTTCAAAGAATTTATCTAAAAGGATTGGCAATTGATTTCTCTTCACAACCTGacaattttcttaagaaacaaGGTTTAAATATAAAGTCATTTAGAAAAACGGCAATGTCAAAAATAAGGTTCTTTCTAAATTTGtcgctaaaatttttatatctgtgCACAGAAATACGTTACAGCAGGTGGagcttattttgaaatattgtaattcataaaatagGTATGTAattcacataatattttatatagatcAGTCCTAGAAATTTATAGCTGCactatataaatgttttattgtgttaaatgcagtgcagtttatttatttgcaattgacatttttaaaataaatttcgcctctgtaaaaaaaatttactatgcaAAAGAATGAGAAATATCTTCAAATATCTGATAAAAAATTGTAGGACAGAATCTTGCGCTAATATAGATAACAATAATTGGCAGATCACTGTAAATGAAAGCCTTTTTATGGTGCTTAATTGTGCATTTCAATTAGAGCATAAGTTAAACTTAAAGCTGTTTATTTTTCACTGGGtgttttcaaaaagtgtttattattaaattttttatcgaaagattttttttctttgttccaTTGTTGCTATATGTGTGGCTTTCAAAATTGCAGTCATTATTCATATCTGCTGTTTTGTGTTAATtcttaaaactgtaaaataagttcatttttcaaaatttcttttctttattatttcatattacagTAAAGAatccgttatccggaaatcagaaaaccggaaagcCAAAAAGCcagaacgaaattcgataaatttttccgccattttgttaaaaaaaaaaaaagtttttttcctcataagattttaggatttttctttcttttttgaaagatgcttacattaccatcattttggaaataatcattagtgtattacttcatcattttttcttctttttaagattatttccaaataatttttttttagttgggtttaacaataagaCAATGGCTTTTTGAGCGATTCGAAATCAgctatccggaatagcgatggtcccgatcattCCTGATAATCGGTTCCTTACTGTATAAATAAGGTTACTTTTGGCTGaatctaaattcaaatttattttcctacaCAGGTTGCTTGTATAAATGCAGAATTTGGTTGCCCATCTATGATGCTTCGGAAGAACAGAAGTAAGCATTTACCATCGTGCCCTGCTAGTATCATACATTGTTCTGAAGAATGGGACAGATGGCCTATTCATTTTCATAAGAAAAGTCCTACTCATTGTCAAGCTCAACTAGACTCTACTTTAAAAGGTCATTTAGATGTTTCTTTAGCCATGAGAGATCAAAGAATGTTGAGAAGGTGGTGTGTTGCTGCATCTCAGGGTCAATCACTCAATGACCAAAAATTTACCATTAGCCCTTCAAGTTCTTTATGggtatatgaatatttaattaaaatacattaacaaaatattatgtttttgaacACTTTTATCATTTGCAATTACATAATTCTTCTTCCTTATCCCCAAAATTAACAGGGCTAAACAATGTCCATGAAATACATGACCCGGAGGAAGTCGGGCACCAAAAGTGGGTTATTTAGTATGTCCCTTTTGTCCAGTCCAAGACAGTCCAGGATATGTTGGGGAGAAGCCTGCATGTTGTGGCACCTGGGGACAATTTGGGAAGATTTTAATACTACCCTCGAAGGAAAGGGACTTAAAGTGGCCGCTGGTAAGCGCCCTCTGGTCCATGTGGTAGCACCGAATGTTGAGTGCACCTCCTAGGCGGGTGCTCTGGTACCAGTGATGTTTGGGGGGTACGAGCCAGGAAACATTGTCTTCTTTTTCAATGCCAGTTCCATGAAGGTGAGAGAATTTGGACTCATCAAAGTTTCTTCTGTCCTCTCCTTAGCCAGAGTGTATCGATATCGTTTAGCGATATCGTTTCCCAGAACCCCAAAATGAGAAGGAGTCCACTGGAGGTGGACTTCACGCAATCGTGAGAGGATTTTAAGTTTGTGCAGAGTTGAAGCTCCTGTTTTGTCTCTCACCTTCCTCCAATGCGAATAATTCTAAAACATATTATGCATAGCTTTTATATTccagattttttaattgtaataattataaatgcatctaaataaaaatagggTTGCCACTCAACATGCCGAACAAGGAAAACCCGAAAaaacagggaatttaaaaatcgtcGAAAATAACTggggaaaatgcagggaattttatttcttatttttgtcttttaaaaaatgcaaacctCTCAAAGCACAATTTATGGGTTTTTTAAAGATGATAATTCAGTTCTattgtattatttcatttattatagcattatttgttttatgttggTTTGTTCCTTATTTCTCTAAGTTCTTTCGCTAACTGAAACAAGCATCATTGTCGTATATAGCTTACAAAAGCGTAGTGAAtgtgtgtttcctcttaatatattgtgtataacctgtgcagggaattttttttccagatatgagtggcaaccctgaaaaAACAGTTAACAGTGTAAATTACCCATctgaaagttttcaaaataagtatatttgattttcatgtggaaaattttagtttatcaatgaagtttttcatggtcttgaatatttaatctagttatttttcctatataaatttttttagggaattgaaagtatttttttccaactgcagattaattgaattgtaaaatatttcttgaatagtaaaatatttaatgccagTTGATTGGCCTCTAGGCTGTGTTTTCTCTCATACTTTTCCACTAGACAAATATAGGCATTAATCTAAAACAATCTTATTACATTAATCTGAAAGATAATCAGAATCAAAGGCATACATCTTTATTTGTGTTtggtatatttttactttttttttctttctccataGGGTAAATGCAGTAAAATCTCATTAGTTTGAAGAGTTCATTATTTCGATTAACATCGTaaaatctaatgaaaaattaaattaaaaaatttaaattctacattaataCTAATTGTGTAATTATGGTACTTTTTTCTATGTTAACAAGATACCTCTGTTTTTGTTGAGTTTGCTATCTTAAATTTAGCTCAATTTgccttgatttttttaaaaaaaaattcttattgctaatttctgtaatttttaatatattattaagctTAAATGTACATGTCATAAAAGCTTACATCTCACTTGtcttaagaagttttaaatggCTAAGATGTTGAAAAACCAAACactaatattaagttttaacagAAATAGTACAATATGTGTATTAATTAAAGTTTCCAATTGTTTTAGATATTTAGGAAATGGCAGAGCTCTAGAGAGTACAGCTATCCACCTGGACTACAGCAAAGTGTGTGTAAAGAACTGTGCAAGACTTGTAAAAGAGTGGCCAAAAATGCTTCAAGTCAATATTCTAATGGTAACAGCAATAGTAACTGTGTTAGTAAAACGGTGGATAAAGATGCTATGAATTCTATTGAGTTGTCTGATAAAGAAAACTCTGGTGATTACAACAATATTCAGACagtaagaaaacttttatacttATTTGCATTAATGTACCCTTACTTGTTTATGTTATATTGGGAGTGCACATTAGTTTTTGGGGATTTACCTTATTTACAAGAAGTCTGTTTTTGAAAGAGTATGTTAGACTTGTATTTTGGCCCTATCTAGAATCAAACCAGGTACCTTTAGATTTGCTTATTCATCATGGATGATTGTTGTCAAGTTAGGATACCATTGCACTTGTAATGAATGAAAATGTTATGAGCTTTTCAGGAGATTGAGAGGTGGTGTTTCCTGAGTGAAGTTATCTTTCCAGCACAGCAGAGACATTGATTGAGATTCGGGTGTTTTGTTTGCAGTGTCAAAGCAAACTGAGGAAAAGGGTGAGGTAGCGTAGTGATGCCGTCTATTGAGAGAGTTGCATTGTCTGTGGTCATTAATGTAAAGGAGTGTGAGATATATACTTTGTGGTCTGCTGAAAATGAATCTAGGACATTAATTTACAACAAAGCTCTAACTGTACGATGGAAAAGGATTTATATTCCCAACCAATCTGAGTTAGGAAGCTTTATATAGTTGTTTCCACAGGCTTTAACTGACATAATATGActgtttttataaacaataaagttaagttgaaattttaattacaatattttttatctttgattgaaaattgaagtttttgtaCCGACAAAACAGAATTTGCAGGATATCTTATTGCATTAGtgttgctaatttaaaataaacacgagaaaaattgtttgaatacaTGTTTgtgctaaatatattttccccattacttttttttaactatttgtttaAAGGATTCAAAGGTAATGGTGGGCTGTTATATGCATAGTTGGAACTGAGGAGttgggcaaaatattttttgcaggaGGTTTAAAAATCAACTCTTCTCTGGTTAGTTAAAAATTAGGCTTTGTAGAtagaaatacagaaaaaattttttgatcttataaaaattgttttgatgaatatttataattatgtacatgaaaatattatttgaatgaatattatggcttgaatatgaatatataacttattttaaacttaactaaTCACATTTGAATGTTTTTCACCCTATGCTTCACTGAACTATTGAAAAAACACATAGGAAATAGTTCAAACTATTGAAGAATCAACCAAATTTACTTAGcaaagttacttaaaaaaaaaaatacaaatgagtTAAATgtctaatttattaatagctttttagttcttaattattcactatgcaattttttttgttaaaaggcATTTATATATGTGCAAGTTAGTAcatgaaatattgatatttagctcttttcttataataattttgtataatttcaatattttgtacaaattctatggttataatgtaaaatttcatttaaaaaaagagtatcttttattctaattgctcaccaaaagttataatttgaaattagcaTTTACttagtaattatattaatacttttctGGGATTTGGTGTAAGCTTATTTGAGTATAAATAAGATTCCATTTTAACCATTGACTCTACTACtctggatatatatatatatatatatatataaataaagagctaaatattatgatatgaaattattgtaactcatcttctaaaacaaattgaatcttattttatacatttcttatttttacaggATAAATCTGAGCAGaattcattgaataaattaaagtttgaaaataacaatgtgtCTATTCCTGAAAAAGCTGTTAGTGAGTTACCCCACTACAACTTGGATGATGTCTTGCAACTTAGTCAATTTGGCACTATTGTGTATAACCAAGCATCTGGAGAAAGATCTATTTATGTTGCTGTTGATCCAGCTGATACTTACTATTTGAATACATGTTTAGACAATCGAAACATGGCATGCCAAATTCTAGATTTGAAATTTCGTAATCCATCGTCTACCCCACCCTGGTGCCTTTCCTTAGGATTAGATCTAAATTTAGAATCACGGTCTTTGCATCCTCCTTCAAATTTTATGTACACTTTTTTATGCAGTCAAGTAAGTATCTAGagttttagtgttttttaaaattactctagaaaattgtttttgttttctattgcatgaaattttcatatcgccgattttaaatctttaatcaGTTTCTTtctccaagctacagtttttttcatgacatttttagtcaattttttgttgaaatgtacaagtttaaaaacatatataacacacataaatgttgcgacaaacttctagaggAGTTATAATGTATAATCTGGATAAATGCTTATGAGCCCATGCCCGGTAATGTCACAATATTGCACTAGAAGCAAGGGCGCCGGCGGAATAATATGAAAGGGtgtgcaaccctctaacaaactatccccccccccaatttttttttcatatattctgttattacattttattttttattacatatactttcatctgttaatttttttcaagatacatttctgcattgttaacaagatatttttttttaaaaagtgcgaatttcttgtacttgcaaattttgccacgGGAAACTGTATTGATGGCGCTGGCTTAGCTGCttactttgaaacacaaatactAAATACAAACCGTAGTTTTgtatactaacgtgtttgtgcacGCTTACACTTGtcattggtatttattgtgttgatgaaattttacagttgtgagaagtcagtttgtgttatacacctttgttaaactaaataactaatagaaaatataatattatttatattttattaaatgaaatttaaaaacatagcttagatatctgccaagtttgtgcatgctcagtgtgcataagaaaagaatcaacgatggctcagaattcattgaaaaagttataaacagatttgaacagcaaacaagacgattacaattcttgtttgattaaacaattttttaattgttatgtatcaataattacttaattatttgtttttgaataaaaatatttttaataaaatttttttataacaaaattgtttctCTGTgtctctttgtttttaaaaaaagtcaggggggtgcaagtgcaccccaCTGCTGGCGCCCTTGACTAGAAGCGCTTCCCTATTACGAACTGTTAACTATTAACCTGCCATCTGTTTTCATCCATAATTCCTTAGTTTAAAAGCTGTTTGCatattgtaaatttgtaattataaatttatattataatatataatttcatgcAACAGTAAAAGCATTTGATTgtttattagtaattaatttaattgacttttttaaattagaaggggtaagattttttttgaaagtatttttatgctttCATGTGTAGatcttaatcataaaataaaatatactgattGTATATGTATGAATTGTTTTTCTTGTGCTGTTACtacctttattattttatttttcaatttaatttttactagcatataaaacttttatatttcaaggTTGTTtatattcaaacttttatattCAAGCAAAGTTGCACACTTCTTCAGTAATTGGTCTTGTTAAGGTCATACAATATTCTAGAAGATTGTAAAAAGTATTGATTACTCTTCTGgtgaatttgattttatttttctattttgtataGGAATTCAGAAGAGATCAATATGGTTGGCATTTTAAGAATGTTCATTCTGAAATCCACGGAGGATTAAATGGCTGGTTGATAGAAAGATGTCCTTTAGCTCAATATGGTTGTAAGTTTGCAAGAAGACGATTCAATCCTGAATCCAAGAACTCAGATATTGTGTATAATGAAAACTTAGAGAGTTTTGGCATATCTTACTCTAGTACTTGTAATAAAGAAAACGTCACAGAGGATGCTGGTTTAAAAAggtacaatttaattttttttgtttggcagtattttaatagataattaatttatatatttgtagtttgtctaaatttttaattgcacaaAATGGTAGAATTTTAGTTggctttgaaatatttaaaaaaaatcaatgtaatataaatcaaattcatgactgactaaactatttcatcatGCATGGTTTGCAATTAAACTAACGtcttatttgtattaattttctgTGAAAGATGAAAAGAGAAAGTTctgattttttcataaattgtattGGCTGTTGCATCTCCCTTCTAACTTATAATATTAGgtataattgataatttaaacgttgtataatttaagtaataaaaaacttttactgttaattttgcATATATGTTTCAGTTGCATTCTCAAAGTATTGGCATTCACAAAGTTAATATCTTGTTAATACGGTAATATTTTCTCTGTTATCATGAATGTCTGAAATTcagtaaattcaaatttctgtaGTGAATGTTGACATCTGTagttgctttggtgaatgtccaaaatttattcatcaataTCTTTACTTTGACCAtaatatgttgaaatttttctgtgaaacttgaataaaaaagataatttataatattttacctgCACAATTCTTTAGTCAGTGCTTGTTAAACAACTATATTTATAAGTGTAGGTGaataatcttaatattaaataaaaaggaaaaaaaaacacattcctCATTCACCAATGGCGACTGTTAGTATCGACATATTCCAGAGAATGGCAAGGTTCACTAATTTCAATCTATCCCAATGTCACActgtggggaaaaaatttaataataaatttttctaaagatttaaatatggtttgtgaaaattaggaaaaactaaatatttatttattcaaaagaaaatctaatcaaatcaaaatagttaatcAAGCATTgcaggtggaaaaaaaaacaggtagCATCACATAAGCATCATTTGATTCCCAAGAAAagtgttttgttaaataaaatttacaaaaatggtatagaagaaaaaagacaattttttattgttatttttgaatttcaacttATATATTCTGATGCGTTTtcttataattagttttattttactcaacCTTCAATTAACATAAGtgcatttgattttaattctctcttttttatcattatttttataagtaattttctgatgccaatttatatattttgatgtgTTTTCCTctagttagttttattttactcaacTTTCAATTAACATATTGTATTTGATTTTAGTTCTTCCCATGCTCAAAGTTTTTCCCTTCTTGATATGCCATTTGACGTAAGTGTTTATTACTTTTCCTtttgttaatttgatttcattattttttgaaatattttttaccacatTCTGCAAATTATAGGTATTGCAGCATATTGTAAGATTTCT
The Parasteatoda tepidariorum isolate YZ-2023 chromosome 9, CAS_Ptep_4.0, whole genome shotgun sequence genome window above contains:
- the LOC107451776 gene encoding F-box only protein 30, coding for MEDHIHCNTCVKWMKCMNAPVIPGESCKIISCPLDCGAKYHACKGEEHKHLCMNEKVACINAEFGCPSMMLRKNRSKHLPSCPASIIHCSEEWDRWPIHFHKKSPTHCQAQLDSTLKGHLDVSLAMRDQRMLRRWCVAASQGQSLNDQKFTISPSSSLWIFRKWQSSREYSYPPGLQQSVCKELCKTCKRVAKNASSQYSNGNSNSNCVSKTVDKDAMNSIELSDKENSGDYNNIQTDKSEQNSLNKLKFENNNVSIPEKAVSELPHYNLDDVLQLSQFGTIVYNQASGERSIYVAVDPADTYYLNTCLDNRNMACQILDLKFRNPSSTPPWCLSLGLDLNLESRSLHPPSNFMYTFLCSQEFRRDQYGWHFKNVHSEIHGGLNGWLIERCPLAQYGCKFARRRFNPESKNSDIVYNENLESFGISYSSTCNKENVTEDAGLKSSSHAQSFSLLDMPFDVLQHIVRFLDSFSLANLSLTSTLLRDVCSTILKDRGLVHLKWERYKLNDGKYSWRVAKKMWFFSSHFSPIHRWTVESKDNMSSHLKTCPYFNRISQKKAFGYEHSRNIGHPLDKRFCDPFNEFCEHNTTKL